The genomic region agaagGATAACgcacgcacgaccgcatgttgcaggtcatgtacgtgctattctcgactgctgccctggcaactagctcgtcacaatacgccagtcactagtattcatgaactatggtatcgtgttgaagcttcatgggcagctgtacttgtacacgccatccaagctctgtttgactcagtgcccaggcgtatcaaggccgttattacggccagaggtggtggttctgggtactgacttctcaggatctatgcacccaaattgcgtgaaaatgtaatcacatgtcagttctagtataatatatttgtccaatgaatacccgtttatcatctgcatttcttcttggtgtagcaattttaatggccagtagtgtatatgccatGCCAGCTCAGTAAGTAACTATAAGATGAAACCACCCACAGGTCCACGTTATTGGGCGCTTCAAAGTGAATAAGGTCGTAGAAGATAATCCACCGTCTAAGGATCAAGACAGCGACCTGACTACACAATGAGAGATTTGCTGCAAGGAACAAGAGATAATACTGATCAATGCGCCGCAGGAGGGCCCCAGTGAGGTAAGTAGACATAGTTACTAACATTAAGAGGATGCGTGTGAGACGGATGAGGAAACAGTTACATCTGTGTACTCACTGCGGAATCAGCCACTTACGCAGGTGACATCGAGAAAATCTCATGATTTGTACATACCTCCATGACTGTAAAATGCAGTTGTCCCTCATCTTTACGTGAAGTATTAACAGACTAATTCACGATATTAGAATTCAATAGTATAGAAACCGATGTGTTCGTAGACCCAAATGTAAATGTGAAGTACTACTAAGGGACTGTAAGATTCCGTTGTAAAACTGTCACGGGTTCGGCAAATATTACTCGTGTTACAGACACTTGCCAATAACGACTGTGAGACCGCCAACTGTAGAACTCCGTCATGACGGGtctcagcgccggccggagtgaccgagcggttctaggcgctacagtctggaactgcacgaccgttacggtcgcaggttcgaatcctgcctcgcgcatggttgtgtgtgatgtccttaggttagttaggtttaagtagttctaagttctaggagactgatgacctcagatgttaagtcccacagtgctcagagccatttgaaccatttgacgggtCTCAGCGGCCCGAATGCTGCTACCCGTCGGAGACACATCCTTTATCAGTATTGCATGTACCTGGCAACGCTGTAGGATCAGCAGTTGAATTTCAGTTTCCGACAAAGTCGTAATTGACCTAGTGCAACTTATGGTACTTACTTTGGAATACCATTTACGATTGGCATGTCTCTTACAGAGATGTAAGACTTCGCCAAAATaaaacacaggagacaatctgagtagccgtctttcattgtttgcagatgatgctgtcatttaccgtcttgtaaggtcatcagatgatcaatacgtcttgaaaaattatttagataagatatctgcatggggcgaaaagtggcaattgacactgaataaagaaatgtatgaagttattcacatgagtaccggtactaaaagaaatcagctaaatttcgattacgcgataagtcacacaaacctgatgGCTGTaatttcagctaaatacttagggaatacaattataaataacctaaattggaaagatcacatagataacattgtggttagagcgaaccaaagactatgattcattggaagaacacttaaaaggttcaacagatatactaaatagactgcttacacaactcttgtccgctctattctggagtattgctgtgcggtgtgggatccgcatcaggtgggactgacggatgacatcgaaaaagtacaaagaagggcagctcgttttgcactatcgcgaaatatggaagatagtgtcacagacataatacgtgaattaaaacaaaggcgtttttcgttgcgacgggatcttctcatgaaatttcaatcaccagttttctcctccgattgcgaaaacactctgttggcacccacctacatagggaaaaatgatcatcacgataaaataagagaaatcaaggctcgcacagaaaaatttaaatgctcgtttttcccgcgtgccgttcgagagtggaacggttgagagacagcttgaaggtggttcattgaaccctcttccaggcactttattgtgaatagcagagtaatcacgtagatgtagatgtagatgtagatcctactGAATGATAGCTGAAAAATTATATTGGTCGCTAGTGAGGATAAGAACGTCTGGCTTCTGTGCGATTGCTTCCGTTGTCATTTGCTATCAAAGAAACCGGAAGTTCTTTAGATGCTGCTCTGTAATGAAAATCTGGACCACAGCAGCATACACTCGTCTGGTCAGTCACACCTTAAACAGTCACATTAACGCAAAGAAATATCACAATCAAAGGCAAAACCTCCTGTGTACTTACACACAACTAAGTACAATTAGGCAAACCTCTTAGTGGAGCAGAGCATTTCTGCGTGCTACGCAGGAGTCAGTGGGTGTGAAACCAGGAGCTGGAAATAATTGACGCCATGAATACCGGTAACACCAAGAACATGTGAAGCGGTGGAGGACGGAAGAGGCAGTCACAACAGTTACAACACTTCAACGATTGTTGCCTACAAGAAGGTTATTACATCCCATCTAACACGGATGGTACATCTAGTACTTTCAATTGATAACGGTAATTTGGTATGATCTCTTGAAACAATTGAGTAGGATATATTCGGCCTCATAAACATTCCAACTGCGTAAATAAATGATCGTCTGACCTAAACAGAGATGTCCCACAAGAATATTGTCATCTCTCTTCCCACGTGTCTCCACGCAGGCTTTGCTAGAGATACTATGAAGACGAAACTGGAAGTCATTCCATCTGTATGTCCACATTAGTTTTCAACACTATAATACATAAGTTTTGGAACCCGAAGGTAATTAACAAGATATTACCACATCTTCAATGGATACTAGTCTATAAAGTGGAATTACTTTGTTTTCTACAGATTAAGCTGCTTTAGAATTAAGCTGTTACAGCTAGAACAATAGTGAGGATTATACTGTGTTCCAGACTGAGCATCAAGTTTGAGGTAAAGCCTACAAATTATGATCTGATGTATTAAAAGCATTTAGTTTGACACAGATGTCGCGGATTGACAAAAAAATTTACTCATAGGTAGAGGTTAACAGAGCAGCGTGTGCGAGATACATAATTTGATCAAAAGTGTCCCGACATCTGGTTGAAAGTTACTTACaacttcatggcgccctccatcggtaatgctggaattcaatgtggtgttggtcaacccttccactctcgcaggcataagttctatcacgtgctggaaggtttcttgggaaatggagacggttgcgaatggtcctcgccgataccccaggagcaacagtgtccctaatttgctgggaagtggcggtgcggtcccctacggcactgcgtaggatcctacggtcttggcgtgcatccgtgcgtcgctgcggtccggtcccaggtcgacgggcacgtgcaccttccgccgaccactggcgacaacatcgatgtactgtggagacctcacgccccacgtgttgagcaattcggcggtacgtccacccggcctcccgcatgcccactatacgccctcgctcaaagtccgtcaactgcacatacggttcacgtccacgctgtcgcggcatgctaccagtgttaaagactgcgatggagctccgtatgccacggcaaactggctgacactgatggcggcggtgcacaaatgctgcgcagctagcgccattcgacggccaacaccgcggttcctggtgtgtccgctgtgccgtgcgtgtgatcattgcttgtacagccctctcgcagtgtccggagcaagtatggtgggtctgacacaccggtgtcaatgtgttcttttttccatttccagtagtgtagaaggCCAGGacgttgcagtagaagagattttgttacaatatcgaagatgaagcgTTCATagctgcatttcagagcccatgtttagtagacttTTAAGCtacgaatgatcgttcctgccatacACCTAAAAACTCACCATTCCTCCTACGACACTCTGCTGCATTCTTGGCTCTTGCTTAGTCTTTTCTCAGGTATTAGCCATAACCTGAGTATTGCTTCTCGTGTGCCTACAGCtcctctaaagccaaactgatcttccatgtcTTGTACACCTATCCTTTCGCCAGTCCGCGTTAAAAAGATATAGGTCGAGATCTGGGTGGCATGTGTTCTCGAATTGTGGCTGCTACAGTGTTCACATTTGCGTTGGAGCTGTAACTATCCTTCGAAGTCTGTTCGATGATCCCTGGTTTCGTATGTAATTCGTATTTCGTATGTAATTTGTATGAAATGGAACAGTTCTTCATACAGCTGTTTTCTAGCAGTCTTGACGAGTTCTGCTGGTTTATCACCATCTTTAGTGGCTTTCCCATATTTTAGCTGCTTGACTACTACATAAAATTGATCAAGTGGGGAACAGCCTCCCTCCTCTTCCGGATTCTTGCCTCAACGTTCTCCAGTTCCTTATCTTCACTATTTCTTGCATACGGCTTTTGAAGGCATTGTTTCCACCATTCTAGTGCATCTTTATTATCATAGAACAAGAACCACATGAGGATGTAGCAGGTAGCTTGAAATACATTAAAGGATTACGAAAATATACTCCACTTATTGAAACAGATATAACACGTCCACATAGCGGCGAAGTGAAAATATCCTGGATGCTACACCAAACATCGTGcgcaacataaaaaattacaatagaCGTGTTATCAAATGCCATGATAATAACAGTCTAGAATAACCAATTACAGAAGATTGGGAAAATGAAAGTGTGCTGAATGTTAGAAGGGTAATGAAGCTGTTGAATGTGGAGTTATATGAACTGCTGTTTTATTACTTACGATGAGTTAGCCACTGCTACCAGAATGCACCACGATAGAATCTTTTTCGCGCGATGGTATATCCATGCAGTCTAGGCCTCTCTTCTTCAATGAATAACATCAGTACGGCCATTTCCTCTTGGTAAGTATGGGCCAGGCAACTGTTAGAAAATCTTCACGTGGTGATGTTGTTGATGGTGCGGTCTTCCGTCTGAAGTATGATGAGAGGCAATTTCTCACGGTAGTCTATCCTGCGACAGGCTCTTTGCCTCTCCATAAGTGCAGCAGCCGACACTCATTTCAATCTGCATACTGTGTTCACCTCTTCTTCTACTTGTACAAATTTTACAACCCTTCCACGTCCTCTCCTCACACacgatcttcaaaatggttcaaatggctctaagcactatggaacttaacttctgagctcatcaatcccctagaacttagaactacttaaacctaactaacctaaggacatcacacacacccatggccgagacaggattcgaacctgcaaccgtagcgatagcgcgtttccagacggtagcgcctagaaccgctcggccacaccggccggcccatttaCGATCTCGCACCACCTTTTAACAACATACGATCCTTTGATATCGCACGATGCATACTAGAAATTGATCCCAGCTTTTCGTCTAATTGTGTGATAAAAGACGTTCTGCTCCATTTCGATTCATTTTCTTCTCGCTATTTACACCCTGTATCCAGTTTATCTTCAGTACTCTCCTGGATAAATATATCAAAGCTATATATTCCATTCTTTCTGAACTATCTTCagcgttccactcatgtacatggctacactatagACAAATACCTCGAGAGAGGAGTACCTAGAACTGAAATTACTATTATAGGTTAACTAATTACTGCTTTTCAGAAACGTCTTTCTTGCTATTCACATCCTGATGTTTACAAGTCCTCTACTTCGCTCATAATCTGTTACTTTTACCCAAACAACAAATCTCAGTTTACTTCTCTCAGTGTCATTCGTTAATATTTTTCCACCTTCAACTCCTAATTCAATTCTGCCACATTTTACTATCCTACTTTTACTTTTGCTAGTATTCAttgataatctcttttcaagacattactcATTTCGTTTAACTGATAATACAAGGAAAATTGGTGTATCTTATAGAACTGTAATGTCATGAACcgaagttttattttttctccctgagccTTAATCCCCATATCTAATTTCTGTCTATTTTCCGTACTGCTTGCTGAATTGCTAGGTTACAAACGTATCTCACTCCCGTCTTCGCTGCTGTACGCCTCCGAGATCCTGAGACCTTCATAATTGCACTTTGTTTTATGCACAAGTTTTGTATCAcatcactccctgtgttttatccctgtgaCACTCAGAAATTGAATTATTAGCGATTTACTTTTGCTTTGCAGCAGTCTGTCTTCAGGCTCCTAAGGGTGGAAATGACTTGGAAACTTGTTAGCATTTGGTCTGTCTGGGAATGGGATTATTACATGTTTTggaaagtctgagtgtatttcgcgtgGAACTCCTTTTTCAGGTGCTCTACCAGTGATCTTAACAATTTTGAAACACTGTACTGTACGCCAAGAGCCTTTCTTCGAATTGAGTCTTTTACCGCTATGTGAAACTCTTTTCAGTGTACCATATTTCACTTCGAATCTTCTTCCACATCCTTTTTTAAGTTGGTTTACTTTGTAGGACCCATTCAAGTGTTAAATCCAACTTTCAGCCTTCCGTACTTTGGTTCGTATTGGCTTGCCAGGTAAGCGTTTGATATTCTTGAATCTGAATCTCTCTCCTCTAACGGTTTCCATAATTTTCCCATATATGGTATCTAACTTTCCTATTGTTAAACACGCTTCTATTGTTTCGCATTTCTTCTGCATCCAGCCTTGTTTTCCCGTTTTCAGCTTACTGCAATACTTATTTTTACTAGTGTGTATTCACGTTTGAGGCTAcattttctgtttctcttttttttaattttcttctttaaacagttaAAATCAGCATCTGGTGAATTAGGCAAGAATTCTATTGGAAATAATCTGTTTGCCCATTTGATTCTCTACTGCCCTCTCTATTTcatatattccattcgtcttctaaTGCAGTGTTTCCCCTTTCTCAGTGGGTTTTTCCAGATTTCAATCTTTCTACAGCTTCTACTATTTCAATTAGTCGTTTATATTCAACAAAGTATGGATATAGTCCATAACTGCTCCTGGGAAGAGATACGAGTTTAAAATCTAGTTTTCAAATTCATGTCTTGTTAATACACATTCTGAGCGGCATTGAAAACATAGGGAATAAGAGCAAATTGAGAATTCTGCGCCATTTGCGAATCCACAAACCACATAAAGCTTGTAAATGACGCATTTCTTCATCGGGTGGTAGTGTCATTTTCCGAGTCTATACTAGCACTAATGAAGTCGAAAAGACCgacatacataaaatttgtatcccgtacttcagttgacctgtgTACCTGGTGCTAGACGAAAAAGCGACATATGTAACAGTAACGTGATTTACCTATATAGGTCAGTTGAAGTACAGAATACACGTGTTGTAACTGACTTTATTTATCATTCGCTGATACCAATTAGTAtcacattcttcagttgacctatatagctcaacagaagaTTGGGCTACAAATTTCACTGCTATTGGTTTTCTTGTCGTCTCTAGCAAGACTGTGATAAATTTCAGTCGATATTATTAGTACCGAAGCCAAAAATaaattgtatcccatacttcagttgagctacataggtcaacagGTTACCAATGTTACGTACGTAGATTTCATCGTTTTCGTTAGCACTAGTATCTTATTGACCCATATagaggtcaactgaagtatgggatgaAAATATCATGTATGTAGATCTTTCCGCCTTCGCTAGTAATGCTATCTACATAAGAACAGAATGTTAGTAGCAGTGGAGGCGAAAGAAACACctttacaatttgtatcccgtacttcatttGACCTATAAAATTCAAATGAAGAATAGGATACCAATcctacagaaaacgaagaaatagacgTACTTTAAATTTTATCCCATACTGCAACTAACCTATATAGATCGACTGAATTTCGAGGTACAACtcatatatatgtcaactgaggtattctACGTTACTACTACttctatcttttttttcctttattttttacatAAGTACTaggactcaaacaagcgatattcCTAACATTATGGTCGAAATACTACTGGACGTTATATATGTCTACCACCGTTTTTCTCTCCTGCATTCCTTAGTTTATGAACACATGTCTTAACTGTTAAATCTGCATAGAAAATCATTTCTGGAAAATTCTGACATCATTGGTCAGAGCCGACAGgttgtatcctgttcttcagtaggCCCAAAGCTTTTTAGTTACAGACATGATGCTAGTATGAGAATCTCAGCGATACATTATCGTGCAGTCGGTGATAATGGAAGACCCTCTTTTTCATACCATACACTAAGTCATCAGCTTCTAATGCCTGTGCGGTAATAATATCCCAGTATCTTACTTACTACATCTTAAACATTATCACTACTATTCAAATTTTGAATTTCTTTTGACTCTGACATAAAAGAGGGATGCTCCATATAAACCTCTTGTTCACCTCAAAGTCTGAAAACTCTTACCcattattatttcataatgtaagttCTAGTGTATAATGTTGTTTCTAGTTTAACCAAGCACCcattattatttcataatgtaagttCTAGTGTATAATGTTGTTTCTAGTTTAACCATCCAACATGGATGCCTAGGTGGATGCTGCCAAGATGGATCAAGAGGACGAGAAAGTAGCTGAGTGTCTCGTGAATGTAGTCAAGATAGCAAAAGCCTGTCAAGATTTAGAGGAGAAGGCAGCTGAGAGTCTCATGGGTGCTCACAAGATGGGTGGAGAGATTGAGGAAGAGGCAGATGAGGGTCTTGTGGATTCTACTGAGATTGGTCCAGCATGCGGagatgaggaggaaggggcagctAAGGGTCTCGTGAATGCTGCCAGGATGGAACAAACCCATCAAGACTTAGAGAAGGAGGTAGCTGAGAGTCTCATGGGAGCTGCCAAGATGGGTGAAGCGTGTGGAGAGATTGAGGAAGGAGTGGATGAGGGTCTTGTGGATGCTGCTGAGATTGACCCAGCatgtggagatgaggaggaaggggcagctAAGGGTCTCGTGAATGCTGCCAAGAAGGAACAAGCCTTtcaagatttagaggaggaggcagctgagagtcTCATGGGTGCTGCCGAGATGGACAAAGACTGTGAAGATGAGGAGGAAGAGTCTGCTGAGACTCTCGTGAATGTTGCCAAGATGAAACATGCCCCTAAAGATCTAGAAGAGGACACAGCCGAGAGTCTCATGGGTGCTTCCAAGATGGAGGAAGTCCGTGTAGAGATGGAGGAGGGGGCAGCTGAGAGTCTTTGGAGCCAACCCTCTGGCGCTGCATGCACCCACTGAAAAAATGTTcatttgttccaaaagttcttGTTTGTGTACAGTTTGTGttctgtttgttttttcttttgtttttcgttcAGTGTTTCATTTTTGCTGCGTTCATTTAATGTTGtttctgttcattcatttctcaattTTCATTAACAATTGTTGGTTTACTtaaagcaaaaaataatttttacgtaTTTCACCAACTGTTCTCTTGTTTTTTAGTTTACATCTGCAACAATAATAGTTGCCGTATTGAAAgtacatttaattttcagtttattctatAACTGGCTCTCTCCCTGTCGTTACAATGAAACCAGCAATAGACAAAACCCAGGGCTCAGTCTAAGGCATTTATGAAGCTCATTTCAGTGGCATTGAAAGGCCTATGATATATACACCACACTAGTCATCAGCAAGTGCTACATTCACTTCTATATTGCAAACCTCACATAATGCTGATTTACGCAGTCTGATTTTATAGTTGCTACAGAGGGTTAGGTAACCACCGCAATATCGTTGGCCCAATGTCTCTAATGACTCTGGGTAGGATCATGGCCTGGATAATTGTCCACCATTGTGACCAATCTGTGTGAGTGTATTTCATGGCTGCAACACGTGTGGGAGTGCGTTGGATgaaaaatgtggaaagaatattgcagagattgctGTAATCTGTTCTTCCCTATGTAGCTAACTTTTTGTAATAGAAGCGTACATCCTTAAATCTGAGAGTTGATAGATGTGGGACATATTGTTTGTGATCCTCTCTGCTTCTCCACTGAGTTTCTTTCTGCCttgtttaaaaatactgtcatgACTTGCTGGAATATACACTCTGAAGTCAAGCTGCCATAGAGAGGAATTGTCTCCCATTATTTTATGGTATGAGTATCTTCGCGAATAATACATACGCAATAAATTAGATCGTTTCAGCTTTCTCTAGAGAGGAGAAATAGAGTAGTAGTGGTACTGGGATTAACCTTTCAGTGGGGAGAAGTCAAAATTCGAGCTGGTATCCTTCTCTGACCAGCTTCTCGTCTGAATAACATGGTAATATAATCCGCTCTAACGAGAAAGAAATGTATCGTATGCCACTCAGCTTAATTATGCCActcattcctatcctcagtgagtATTGTTGCACTATGTTCTCATCAGAAGTATGTAAAATAACTCAGTTATTTACGGTTAGTGGGCTACGAAAGTACGTGCGTGAGCAACAGAGATTTTTTCCATGTGCTTCACCAACGTGTACTATTTGAAAGCA from Schistocerca cancellata isolate TAMUIC-IGC-003103 chromosome 7, iqSchCanc2.1, whole genome shotgun sequence harbors:
- the LOC126092758 gene encoding sodium/potassium/calcium exchanger 1-like — protein: MDQEDEKVAECLVNVVKIAKACQDLEEKAAESLMGAHKMGGEIEEEADEGLVDSTEIGPACGDEEEGAAKGLVNAARMEQTHQDLEKEVAESLMGAAKMGEACGEIEEGVDEGLVDAAEIDPACGDEEEGAAKGLVNAAKKEQAFQDLEEEAAESLMGAAEMDKDCEDEEEESAETLVNVAKMKHAPKDLEEDTAESLMGASKMEEVRVEMEEGAAESLWSQPSGAACTH